Proteins encoded by one window of Arachis ipaensis cultivar K30076 chromosome B04, Araip1.1, whole genome shotgun sequence:
- the LOC107635207 gene encoding UDP-glycosyltransferase 74G1: MEKENGKAVHCVVLAYPAQGHINPMIQFSKRLQHEGVKVTLVTTLFYGKSLENFPPSMSFETISDGFDNGRHGEGLKLSVYNEVFAQRGSQTLSEVVEKCAISGYPVDCIIYDSFMPWALDVAKKFGIVGACYLTQNMPVNSVYYHVHIGKLRAPLTEDEILIPMLPKLQHGDMPSFFLSYQEDPAFLEMLVEQFSNIHEADWVLCNAFYEMEKEVIDWTTKIWPKFRTIGPSIPSMFLDKGLKDDEEYGVTQFKSEECMDWLDKKAKGSVLYVSFGSLVPLEEEQIREVAYGLRDSGRNFLWVVRASEEAKLPKDFAKNSEKGLVVTWCSQLKVLSHEAVGCFVTHCGWNSTLEALSLGVPVIAVPQWSDQATNAKYLVDVWKVGIRPVVDEKKIMRKEALEDCIKELMESDKGREIRINALKLKNLAIEAVSEGGSSNKNIIEFVNALKGY, translated from the exons atggagaagGAAAATGGCAAAGCAGTGCACTGTGTGGTGCTAGCATACCCTGCACAAGGACACATAAACCCCATGATTCAATTCTCCAAGCGTTTGCAACATGAGGGTGTAAAAGTGACACTTGTCACCACACTATTCTACGGCAAAAGCTTGGAGAATTTCCCACCTTCAATGTCCTTTGAGACAATCTCAGATGGGTTTGACAATGGAAGACATGGTGAGGGACTTAAACTCAGTGTCTATAATGAAGTTTTCGCTCAAAGAGGGTCACAAACTTTAAGTGAGGTTGTAGAGAAGTGTGCTATTTCAGGGTACCCTGTAGATTGCATAATCTATGATTCATTCATGCCTTGGGCTCTTGATGTTGCTAAGAAATTTGGTATAGTTGGTGCTTGTTATCTTACTCAGAATATGCCTGTGAATAGTGTTTACTATCATGTTCATATTGGAAAGCTTAGGGCCCCACTTACTGAGGATGAGATTTTGATTCCTATGTTACCAAAGCTTCAACATGGGGACATGCCTTCTTTCTTCCTTAGCTATCAAGAAGATCCTGCTTTTCTTGAGATGCTTGTCGAACAGTTTTCTAACATTCATGAGGCTGATTGGGTGCTTTGTAATGCTTTCTATGAGATGGAGAAAGAG GTAATTGATTGGACAACAAAGATTTGGCCAAAATTCAGGACTATAGGACCAAGCATACCATCAATGTTCTTAGACAAAGGCCTTAAAGATGATGAAGAATATGGTGTGACACAATTCAAGAGCGAAGAATGTATGGATTGGCTAGACAAGAAGGCAAAAGGGTCGGTTCTATACGTATCATTCGGAAGTTTGGTTCCACTAGAGGAAGAACAAATAAGAGAAGTAGCTTATGGTTTGAGAGATAGTGGTAGAAACTTCTTATGGGTAGTTAGAGCCTCAGAAGAAGCAAAACTCCCAAAAGATTTTGCAAAGAATTCAGAAAAGGGTTTAGTAGTGACATGGTGCTCTCAACTAAAGGTTTTGTCTCATGAAGCTGTTGGGTGTTTTGTAACACATTGTGGTTGGAATTCTACATTAGAAGCATTGAGTTTAGGTGTTCCTGTTATTGCTGTGCCTCAATGGTCAGATCAAGCTACAAATGCTAAGTACCTTGTTGATGTTTGGAAAGTGGGGATTAGGCCTGTGGTTGATGAGAAAAAGATTATGAGGAAGGAAGCATTGGAGGATTGTATTAAGGAGTTAATGGAAAGTGATAAGGGCAGAGAGATTAGGATTAATGCTTTGAAGTTGAAGAATTTGGCTATTGAAGCTGTTAGTGAAGGTGGAAGCTCCAACAAGAATATTATAGAATTTGTGAATgctttaaaaggttattga
- the LOC110262335 gene encoding UDP-glycosyltransferase 74E2-like isoform X2 produces the protein MEKRIAMRETMHCVVLPYPAQGHMNPMIQFSKRLQHEDGFDNGRHGEALNLRVYLERFGQVGPQNLGELLENLARTGYPVDCIVYDSFLTWPLDVARKFGVVGAVFLTQNLPINAICYHVYIGKLRHDHEVSLLPMLPQLQYSEMPCFFFNHEEDPDFLQMLRDQFSNIDKADWVLCNSFYELEKQVTDWTMKIWSNFRTIGPNIPSIFLDKRLKDDEDYNITQFKTEECITWLDNKPKYSVVYVSFGSLVSLDEEQMKEVAYSLKHSQKYFLWVVRVSEEAKLPKDFAKNSEKGLVVTWCSQVKVLAHEAIGCFLTHCGWNSSIEALSLGVPVIVLPQWSDQGTNAKYLVDVWKVGIRPMVDDKKIMRKEALEYCIRELMENEKGKEIKINAMQWKNLAIEAVSEGGSSNKNIIEFVNGLFHVQTKNHEPTISL, from the exons ATGGAGAAGAGAATAGCCATGAGGGAAACTATGCACTGTGTGGTGCTACCATATCCAGCACAAGGTCACATGAATCCCATGATTCAATTCTCTAAGCGCTTGCAACATGAAG ATGGATTTGATAATGGTAGGCATGGAGAAGCACTGAATTTAAGAGTCTATTTGGAGCGTTTTGGTCAAGTGGGACCACAAAATCTTGGTGAGCTTCTAGAGAATCTTGCTAGAACAGGGTACCCTGTAGATTGCATAGTCTATGATTCATTCTTAACATGGCCACTTGATGTTGCAAGAAAATTTGGTGTGGTTGGTGCTGTTTTTCTCACTCAGAATCTACCTATAAATGCCATATGCTATCATGTCTATATTGGAAAACTGAGACATGATCATGAGGTTTCGTTACTTCCTATGTTGCCACAGCTTCAATATAGTGAAATGCCTTGTTTCTTCTTTAACCATGAGGAAGATCCTGATTTTCTTCAAATGCTAAGGGATCAGTTTTCTAACATTGACAAAGCTGATTGGGTCCTTTGCAATAGCTTCTACGAGCTGGAAAAACAG gtgACTGATTGGACAATGAAGATTTGGTCCAATTTTAGGACTATAGGGCCAAACATACCGTCTATATTTTTGGACAAACGACTCAAAGATGATGAAGACTATAATATCACACAATTCAAGACCGAAGAATGTATAACATGGCTAGACAATAAGCCAAAATATTCAGTTGTTTATGTATCATTCGGAAGTTTAGTTTCACTTGATGAGGAACAAATGAAAGAAGTAGCATATAGTTTGAAACATagccaaaaatattttttatgggtGGTTAGAGTATCTGAAGAAGCTAAACTCCCAAAAGATTTTGCAAAGAATTCAGAAAAGGGTTTAGTAGTAACATGGTGCTCTCAAGTAAAGGTTTTGGCACATGAAGCTATAGGGTGTTTTTTAACACATTGTGGTTGGAACTCTTCAATAGAAGCATTAAGTTTAGGAGTTCCGGTTATTGTTTTACCACAATGGTCAGACCAAGGAACAAATGCTAAGTATCTTGTGGATGTTTGGAAAGTGGGAATTAGACCTATGGTTGATGACAAAAAGATTATGAGAAAGGAGGCATTGGAGTATTGTATTAGAGAATTAATGGAAAATGAGAAGGGCAAAGAGATTAAGATCAATGCTATGCAATGGAAGAATTTGGCTATTGAAGCTGTTAGTGAAGGTGGAAgctcaaataaaaatattatagaaTTTGTCAATGGTCTATTTCATGTGCAAACAAAAAATCATGAGCCAACCATTTCTCtttaa
- the LOC110262335 gene encoding UDP-glycosyltransferase 74G1-like isoform X1, giving the protein MEKRIAMRETMHCVVLPYPAQGHMNPMIQFSKRLQHEGVRVTLVTTLFYFKNIENNLNLPHSISLETISDGFDNGRHGEALNLRVYLERFGQVGPQNLGELLENLARTGYPVDCIVYDSFLTWPLDVARKFGVVGAVFLTQNLPINAICYHVYIGKLRHDHEVSLLPMLPQLQYSEMPCFFFNHEEDPDFLQMLRDQFSNIDKADWVLCNSFYELEKQVTDWTMKIWSNFRTIGPNIPSIFLDKRLKDDEDYNITQFKTEECITWLDNKPKYSVVYVSFGSLVSLDEEQMKEVAYSLKHSQKYFLWVVRVSEEAKLPKDFAKNSEKGLVVTWCSQVKVLAHEAIGCFLTHCGWNSSIEALSLGVPVIVLPQWSDQGTNAKYLVDVWKVGIRPMVDDKKIMRKEALEYCIRELMENEKGKEIKINAMQWKNLAIEAVSEGGSSNKNIIEFVNGLFHVQTKNHEPTISL; this is encoded by the exons ATGGAGAAGAGAATAGCCATGAGGGAAACTATGCACTGTGTGGTGCTACCATATCCAGCACAAGGTCACATGAATCCCATGATTCAATTCTCTAAGCGCTTGCAACATGAAGGTGTAAGAGTAACACTTGTCACCACCCTATTCTACTTCAAGAACATAGAGAATAATCTGAATTTGCCACATTCAATTTCACTTGAGACAATTTCAGATGGATTTGATAATGGTAGGCATGGAGAAGCACTGAATTTAAGAGTCTATTTGGAGCGTTTTGGTCAAGTGGGACCACAAAATCTTGGTGAGCTTCTAGAGAATCTTGCTAGAACAGGGTACCCTGTAGATTGCATAGTCTATGATTCATTCTTAACATGGCCACTTGATGTTGCAAGAAAATTTGGTGTGGTTGGTGCTGTTTTTCTCACTCAGAATCTACCTATAAATGCCATATGCTATCATGTCTATATTGGAAAACTGAGACATGATCATGAGGTTTCGTTACTTCCTATGTTGCCACAGCTTCAATATAGTGAAATGCCTTGTTTCTTCTTTAACCATGAGGAAGATCCTGATTTTCTTCAAATGCTAAGGGATCAGTTTTCTAACATTGACAAAGCTGATTGGGTCCTTTGCAATAGCTTCTACGAGCTGGAAAAACAG gtgACTGATTGGACAATGAAGATTTGGTCCAATTTTAGGACTATAGGGCCAAACATACCGTCTATATTTTTGGACAAACGACTCAAAGATGATGAAGACTATAATATCACACAATTCAAGACCGAAGAATGTATAACATGGCTAGACAATAAGCCAAAATATTCAGTTGTTTATGTATCATTCGGAAGTTTAGTTTCACTTGATGAGGAACAAATGAAAGAAGTAGCATATAGTTTGAAACATagccaaaaatattttttatgggtGGTTAGAGTATCTGAAGAAGCTAAACTCCCAAAAGATTTTGCAAAGAATTCAGAAAAGGGTTTAGTAGTAACATGGTGCTCTCAAGTAAAGGTTTTGGCACATGAAGCTATAGGGTGTTTTTTAACACATTGTGGTTGGAACTCTTCAATAGAAGCATTAAGTTTAGGAGTTCCGGTTATTGTTTTACCACAATGGTCAGACCAAGGAACAAATGCTAAGTATCTTGTGGATGTTTGGAAAGTGGGAATTAGACCTATGGTTGATGACAAAAAGATTATGAGAAAGGAGGCATTGGAGTATTGTATTAGAGAATTAATGGAAAATGAGAAGGGCAAAGAGATTAAGATCAATGCTATGCAATGGAAGAATTTGGCTATTGAAGCTGTTAGTGAAGGTGGAAgctcaaataaaaatattatagaaTTTGTCAATGGTCTATTTCATGTGCAAACAAAAAATCATGAGCCAACCATTTCTCtttaa
- the LOC107638105 gene encoding UDP-glycosyltransferase 74G1-like, producing MEKKNIDPRKPHCLVLSYPAQGHINPMIQFSKLLVHEGVKVTLATTCFYSKSLQKVPPCISLESISDGFDNGGFVEAGNFKAYLGRFWEVGPQSLSELIEKLAKLGNPIDCIVYNSFLPWALDVAKKFGIVGAVYLTQNLGVNSIYYHVQLGKIKVPLIEDEISLPSMPKLQPEDLPSFFQKCDDDEDQVLLDLLVGQFSNIDKADWILCNAIYELDKEVADWTIKIWPKFRTIGPNIPSVFLDKRIKDDEDYGAAAFKSEEECMEWLDNKPNGSVVYVSFGSLVPLDEEQMREIAYGLRDSNHYFLWVVRTSEEIKLPKDFAKKSEKGLVVTWCSQLKVLAHESVACFVTHCGWNSTLETLSLGVPTIVVPQWSDQITNAKYMVDVWKVGIRVPIDEKKIVKSEALRDCIKEMMECEKGKEMKNNSMQWKSLVLRAVSDGGGGSSHRNIIEFVNSFFPSEVTCPKLEITS from the exons ATGGAGAAGAAAAACATAGATCCTAGAAAACCACATTGTTTGGTCTTATCTTACCCAGCACAAGGTCACATAAACCCCATGATCCAATTCTCAAAGCTCTTGGTACATGAAGGAGTGAAAGTAACACTAGCCACCACATGTTTCTATAGCAAGAGTTTACAAAAAGTGCCACCTTGCATATCACTTGAATCCATCTCTGATGGGTTTGATAATGGTGGGTTTGTTGAAGCTGGAAACTTTAAGGCCTATTTGGGCCGGTTTTGGGAAGTGGGCCCACAATCACTTTCTGAGCTTATAGAGAAACTTGCTAAATTAGGAAACCCTATAGATTGTATTGTCTATAATTCATTTTTGCCATGGGCATTGGATGTTGCTAAGAAATTTGGTATAGTTGGTGCTGTTTATCTCACTCAAAATTTGGGTGTGAATAGCATATACTATCATGTACAATTGGGGAAGATTAAGGTTCCTCTCATTGAGGATGAGATCTCACTTCCTTCTATGCCTAAACTTCAACCTGAGGACTTGCCTTCTTTCTTCCAAAAatgtgatgatgatgaagatcaAGTTTTGCTTGACTTGTTAGTGGGTCAATTTTCCAACATTGATAAAGCTGATTGGAtactatgcaatgcaatctatgaGCTGGATAAAGAG GTGGCTGATTGGACTATCAAGATTTGGCCAAAATTTAGAACCATTGGACCAAATATCCCCTCTGTATTTTTGGACAAACGAATTAAGGATGATGAAGATTATGGAGCTGCAGCAttcaagagtgaagaagaatgcaTGGAATGGCTAGACAATAAACCAAATGGATCGGTTGTTTATGTCTCATTTGGGAGCTTGGTTCCTCTTGATGAGGAACAAATGAGAGAAATAGCATATGGTCTAAGAGATAGTAATCATTATTTTTTGTGGGTGGTTAGAACCTCTGAAGAGATTAAACTTCCAAAAGATTTTGCAAAGAAATCAGAGAAGGGTTTGGTAGTAACATGGTGCTCCCAATTGAAAGTATTAGCTCATGAATCTGTGGCATGTTTTGTAACACATTGTGGTTGGAACTCTACATTGGAAACTTTGAGTTTAGGAGTTCCAACTATTGTAGTGCCTCAATGGTCTGATCAAATCACAAATGCAAAGTATATGGTTGATGTTTGGAAAGTGGGAATTAGAGTTCCAATTGATGAGAAAAAGATTGTGAAGAGTGAAGCATTGAGAGATTGCATAAAGGAAATGATGGAGTGTGAGAaaggaaaagagatgaagaatAATTCCATGCAATGGAAATCTTTGGTTCTCAGAGCagttagtgatggtggtggtggaagtTCTCATAGAAACATCATAGAATTTGTAAATAGCTTCTTTCCCTCAGAAGTTACATGCCCTAAATTAGAAATTACTTCCTAA